From one Verrucomicrobia bacterium CG1_02_43_26 genomic stretch:
- a CDS encoding PAS domain-containing sensor histidine kinase, whose product MLSSHLEKILGRLDDLDSVNLTILVQRLARERELLETVFNTINEGILVISATGLIEYSNHTAKNLIGLKDKDVGSATLWKLVPELAQSMRVQGALLSASVVSREMEIAYPEHRVLRMHMVPFTISTANEEVDTHKFTVILTDITEEKLSTEERIENERVSSIFMLAAGVAHELGNPLNAINIHLSLIKRKLKQLENIPETEKIADSVQVCMSEVERLDGIINHFLNAIRPQNPDLLAVSPLKVLDEVLATQAHELENFGIRVEVELSQEVPYILADKNQLKQVFFNVIKNGMEAMSRGGVLTITPSADNEWVYIRVKDNGSGIGQQDLSKIFQPYFTTKKEGHGLGMMIVQRIMREHGGRIGIDSQEGQGTEVILQFPIKAKRLRMLES is encoded by the coding sequence ATGTTAAGTAGCCATTTGGAGAAAATTTTGGGGCGGTTGGATGATTTGGATTCCGTTAACCTGACTATCCTTGTTCAGCGGCTGGCTCGTGAGCGTGAGCTTCTGGAAACCGTTTTTAATACGATTAATGAGGGTATCCTCGTCATCAGCGCAACGGGTTTGATTGAGTACTCTAACCACACGGCTAAAAATTTAATAGGCCTAAAGGATAAAGATGTTGGTTCCGCGACTTTGTGGAAATTAGTGCCGGAGCTCGCGCAATCTATGCGGGTACAGGGTGCCTTGTTGTCTGCTTCCGTTGTTTCTCGTGAAATGGAGATCGCGTATCCGGAGCATCGTGTTCTGAGAATGCACATGGTGCCGTTTACGATCTCAACGGCTAATGAGGAGGTCGATACCCACAAGTTTACGGTTATTTTAACGGACATCACTGAGGAAAAGCTTTCAACGGAGGAACGTATTGAAAACGAGCGGGTCTCTTCCATTTTCATGCTGGCGGCGGGGGTCGCGCACGAACTGGGTAACCCGCTCAATGCCATCAATATTCACCTTTCTTTGATTAAGCGGAAATTGAAGCAATTGGAAAATATTCCGGAAACTGAGAAGATTGCTGATTCCGTACAGGTCTGTATGAGCGAGGTGGAGCGTCTTGATGGCATCATTAACCACTTCCTAAACGCGATTCGTCCTCAAAATCCGGATCTATTAGCTGTTTCTCCTTTAAAGGTGCTCGATGAGGTCTTGGCTACCCAAGCCCATGAGCTCGAAAATTTCGGTATTCGAGTAGAGGTAGAGCTTTCTCAAGAGGTTCCTTACATTCTCGCGGATAAAAATCAACTCAAGCAGGTCTTCTTTAATGTCATTAAGAATGGTATGGAGGCTATGTCGCGTGGCGGTGTCCTTACAATCACGCCAAGCGCGGATAACGAGTGGGTATATATTCGCGTAAAGGATAATGGCTCTGGTATAGGTCAGCAGGATCTTTCAAAGATTTTTCAGCCTTATTTTACAACGAAAAAGGAGGGGCATGGCCTGGGTATGATGATTGTCCAACGCATCATGCGTGAACACGGCGGGCGCATCGGTATTGATTCTCAGGAAGGGCAGGGCACTGAAGTTATTCTGCAATTCCCTATTAAGGCCAAGCGATTGAGGATGCTCGAAAGTTAA
- a CDS encoding D-tyrosyl-tRNA(Tyr) deacylase has translation MRAVIQRVSEASVAVDGSVTGSIGRGLLVFLAVHRDDGITDVDWMCGKITAMRIFGDDEGKMNRSVVDIAGEILLISQFTLFGNMRKGSRPSFNKSAIPEVAIPLYEAASKKLETLLNKPIPQGIFAAHMDINAQNDGPVTIILDSKEKDL, from the coding sequence ATGAGAGCGGTTATACAAAGAGTGAGCGAGGCATCTGTTGCAGTTGATGGCAGCGTAACGGGATCTATAGGCAGGGGGTTATTGGTCTTTTTAGCGGTGCATCGCGATGACGGCATCACGGATGTTGACTGGATGTGCGGCAAGATAACCGCTATGCGAATTTTTGGGGACGATGAAGGCAAAATGAACCGATCTGTTGTAGATATAGCGGGGGAGATTTTATTGATCAGCCAATTTACGCTTTTTGGCAACATGCGTAAAGGATCTCGACCCTCTTTTAACAAATCCGCGATACCGGAAGTGGCCATTCCGCTCTATGAAGCTGCTTCTAAAAAATTAGAAACTTTGTTAAACAAACCGATCCCTCAGGGGATTTTTGCGGCTCATATGGATATAAACGCTCAAAACGATGGCCCCGTAACCATTATCCTGGATTCTAAGGAGAAAGATTTGTAG
- a CDS encoding shikimate dehydrogenase produces the protein MDFSERIYTLEDLKKWKHAGKSLAVIGHPIEHSLSPVMHNAALADIALYNTAIKDWHYYKFDIVPADLKEAIELMYTHGFRGINLTIPHKTLVMDLVTQIDPLAKRIGAANTLTWAPGSFMAFNTDAPGIEKAIEQAFLVSFRGNNVILLGAGGAARAAAVQAIQSGCESLWIGNRDQQRLQKLLDDLKQFTQRDNIHGFPINQLPEALPKEGIVINATSVGMSPGDPAPIGLNTFSNNIYVYDMIYSPPLTPLLRQAQVLEVPYANGLTMLVQQGALALELWTGAIAPVRTMMAAIERCLL, from the coding sequence ATGGATTTCTCGGAAAGAATTTACACACTGGAAGACCTTAAGAAATGGAAACACGCAGGGAAAAGCCTCGCTGTAATCGGCCACCCGATTGAACATTCCTTAAGCCCCGTGATGCATAACGCGGCGCTGGCAGATATAGCACTCTACAATACCGCGATCAAGGACTGGCATTATTATAAATTTGATATCGTGCCTGCTGATTTAAAAGAAGCAATCGAGTTAATGTATACGCATGGTTTTCGAGGGATTAACTTAACCATCCCTCACAAAACACTGGTGATGGATCTTGTCACCCAAATTGACCCATTAGCAAAACGAATAGGTGCGGCAAATACATTAACCTGGGCACCCGGGAGTTTTATGGCCTTTAATACGGACGCGCCCGGAATAGAGAAAGCCATCGAACAAGCTTTCCTGGTTTCGTTTCGTGGCAATAATGTTATATTGCTCGGCGCTGGAGGAGCAGCCAGAGCGGCCGCTGTTCAAGCAATCCAATCGGGTTGCGAATCGTTATGGATAGGGAACCGGGATCAACAGCGCTTGCAGAAGCTGCTTGATGATTTAAAACAGTTTACTCAACGAGATAACATACACGGATTTCCAATCAACCAATTGCCGGAAGCATTGCCCAAAGAAGGAATCGTTATTAACGCAACATCAGTTGGCATGTCTCCTGGGGACCCTGCTCCGATAGGCCTGAACACGTTTAGTAACAATATTTACGTGTATGATATGATCTACTCCCCTCCACTAACCCCTTTGTTAAGACAAGCGCAAGTATTAGAAGTTCCTTACGCGAACGGCCTAACCATGCTCGTCCAACAAGGAGCCTTAGCCTTAGAATTATGGACAGGTGCTATAGCGCCCGTTCGGACAATGATGGCGGCAATCGAGCGTTGCTTACTTTAA